The Mytilus edulis chromosome 12, xbMytEdul2.2, whole genome shotgun sequence genome contains a region encoding:
- the LOC139497752 gene encoding uncharacterized protein gives MLFPPLDKYFMEQTMAMHSPHITYKPHIQHNVVQRLRPRQDRGPCNILAKFERRKDRNRVLEATKKELKQKPQYYVHEQFPVEIIERRRELIPILKDAREKGHEAVLVEDKLFINKRRFDPRQCLQINPQHQQRPRQPPTDHGPQQPPSDQHIPMSVPGNNNRTMPKNHIESIPPQNTTGH, from the coding sequence ATGTTATTTCCTCCTCTAGACAAATACTTTATGGAGCAGACAATGGCTATGCATTCACCCCATATCACTTACAAGCCCCACATACAACACAATGTTGTGCAAAGGCTTAGGCCCAGACAGGACAGAGGTCCATGCAATATACTTGCAAAATTTGAAAGGAGAAAAGACAGAAATAGAGTTTTGGAAGCAACAAAAAAAGAACTTAAACAAAAACCCCAATATTATGTACATGAACAATTTCCAGTGGAAATAATAGAAAGGAGGCGTGAACTTATACCAATTCTGAAAGATGCTCGTGAAAAGGGACATGAAGCAGTATTGGTAgaggataaattgtttatcaataaAAGGCGTTTCGATCCACGTCAATGTCTACAGATAAACCCACAACATCAACAAAGACCCCGACAACCACCAACTGATCATGGACCTCAACAGCCACCATCTGACCAACACATTCCGATGTCTGTACCTGGGAACAACAACAGGACCATGCCGAAGAATCATATAGAGTCTATACCACCACAGAACACCACAGGGCACTAG